The Streptomyces cynarae genome contains a region encoding:
- a CDS encoding hemolysin family protein: MTIPLLLLGAAFLLILANGFFVAAEFGLVTVERPDAERAAAEGDRRARTVVESLKELSFQLSGTQLGITITSLVVGMLAEPALAELLHAPFALIGLPEGAASGVAVVVGMLLASAAQMVIGELVPKNWAVSRPLQVARFVAGPQHLFSRLFRPVIAALNAVANRLVRALGVEPAEELASARTPGELVSLARHSARAGALEQDTADLFVRTLSLGELTAQHVMTPRVRVSALQSSATAQDVVNLTRATGLSRFPVYHDKIDEIVGMVHLKDALAVPSHERLRTPVTRIAQAPLLVPETLPVQPLLELLRSQQPIAVVVDEYGGTAGVVTLEDIVEELVGEVRDEHDGLGLPELAVAPPEDGRPAWDADGSCRVDVLKRIGLDVPEGPYETVAGLVADLLGRIPALGDRAELPGWRLTVRQVGHYRAERVRLVKLADAPAPAAEAVR; this comes from the coding sequence ATGACCATCCCCTTGCTGCTCCTCGGGGCGGCGTTCCTGCTGATTCTCGCCAACGGCTTCTTCGTGGCGGCCGAGTTCGGGCTCGTCACGGTCGAGCGCCCGGACGCCGAGCGGGCCGCGGCCGAGGGCGACCGGCGTGCCCGTACGGTCGTCGAGTCGCTCAAGGAGCTGTCCTTCCAGCTCTCCGGCACCCAGCTCGGCATCACCATCACCTCGCTCGTCGTCGGCATGCTCGCCGAACCGGCGCTCGCCGAACTGCTGCACGCCCCGTTCGCGCTGATCGGGCTTCCCGAGGGCGCGGCGAGCGGCGTCGCGGTCGTCGTCGGCATGCTGCTCGCCTCGGCCGCGCAGATGGTGATCGGTGAACTCGTCCCCAAGAACTGGGCGGTCTCCCGGCCCCTTCAGGTCGCGCGCTTCGTCGCGGGCCCCCAGCACCTGTTCTCCCGGCTGTTCCGGCCGGTGATCGCGGCGCTGAACGCGGTCGCGAACCGCCTGGTGCGGGCCCTGGGCGTGGAACCCGCCGAGGAGCTGGCCTCCGCCCGCACCCCGGGCGAGCTGGTGTCGCTCGCCCGCCACTCCGCGCGGGCCGGCGCGCTGGAACAGGACACGGCCGACCTCTTCGTCCGCACGCTCTCCCTGGGGGAGCTGACCGCCCAGCACGTGATGACCCCGCGAGTGCGGGTGAGCGCGCTGCAGTCCTCGGCCACCGCGCAGGACGTGGTCAACCTGACCCGGGCCACCGGCCTGTCCCGCTTCCCCGTCTACCACGACAAGATCGACGAAATCGTCGGCATGGTGCACCTCAAGGACGCCCTCGCGGTGCCCTCCCACGAACGGTTGCGCACCCCCGTCACCCGGATCGCGCAGGCCCCCCTGCTGGTCCCGGAGACGCTGCCCGTGCAGCCCCTCCTGGAGCTGCTGCGCAGCCAGCAGCCCATCGCCGTGGTCGTGGACGAGTACGGCGGCACGGCCGGCGTCGTCACGCTGGAGGACATCGTCGAGGAACTGGTCGGCGAGGTGCGCGACGAGCACGACGGCCTCGGCCTGCCGGAACTCGCCGTGGCGCCGCCCGAGGACGGGCGTCCCGCGTGGGACGCCGACGGAAGCTGCCGCGTCGACGTCCTGAAGCGGATAGGCCTGGATGTGCCCGAGGGGCCGTACGAGACCGTGGCCGGACTGGTCGCCGACCTGCTGGGCCGGATCCCCGCCCTCGGTGACCGTGCCGAGCTGCCGGGCTGGCGGCTCACCGTCCGCCAGGTCGGCCACTACCGCGCCGAGCGTGTCAGGCTCGTGAAGCTCGCGGACGCCCCCGCGCCGGCCGCGGAGGCGGTGCGATGA
- a CDS encoding PH domain-containing protein yields MSDLPTLPVTFRPGRTRAVLLTAGVAILVVITTVALLLDQLTTGERLSFILTAALLFAVLLLLARPKVVADDSGVTVVNIASRRRLDWAEIVQVNLRPGDPWVFLNLSDGTSLPALGIQPGIAKKRAIDDARTLRALAEARSTAAPERHQG; encoded by the coding sequence ATGTCGGACCTGCCCACCCTTCCCGTCACCTTCCGGCCGGGCCGCACCCGCGCCGTGCTGCTGACCGCCGGCGTCGCGATACTCGTGGTGATCACCACGGTCGCGCTGCTGCTGGACCAGCTCACCACCGGGGAACGCCTCAGCTTCATCCTCACGGCGGCCCTTCTCTTCGCAGTGCTGCTCCTGCTCGCCCGGCCCAAGGTCGTCGCCGACGACAGCGGGGTCACCGTCGTCAACATCGCAAGCCGGCGCCGACTGGACTGGGCGGAGATCGTCCAGGTCAACCTGCGTCCCGGCGACCCCTGGGTGTTCCTGAACCTCAGCGACGGCACCAGCCTGCCCGCCCTCGGCATCCAGCCGGGCATCGCCAAGAAACGCGCCATCGACGACGCACGCACCCTCCGGGCGCTCGCCGAGGCCCGCTCCACGGCCGCTCCCGAACGACATCAGGGCTGA
- the hisG gene encoding ATP phosphoribosyltransferase codes for MLRIAVPNKGSLSGPAAEMLHEAGYQQRRESKELRIVDPENEVEFFYLRPRDIAIYVSSGRLDIGITGRDLLIDSGANAEEILPLGFARSTFRFATKPGTANGVEDLSGMTIATSYEGIVAKHLADNGIDAAVVHLDGAVETAIQLGVAEVIADVVETGTSLRNAGLEVIGEPIMKSEAIVIRRTGADAEETKVQQFLRRLQGVLVARTYVMMDYDCRVEQLEKAVALTPGLESPTVSPLHNEGWVAVRAMVPAKEAQRIMDDLYDIGARAILTTAIHACRL; via the coding sequence ATGCTGCGCATCGCCGTCCCCAACAAGGGTTCACTGTCCGGCCCTGCGGCGGAGATGCTGCATGAGGCCGGCTACCAGCAGCGCCGGGAGTCCAAGGAGCTGAGGATCGTCGACCCGGAGAACGAGGTCGAGTTCTTCTACCTCCGCCCCCGCGACATCGCGATCTACGTCTCCTCCGGCCGCCTCGACATCGGCATCACCGGCCGTGACCTGCTCATCGACTCCGGCGCCAACGCCGAGGAGATCCTCCCGCTCGGCTTCGCCCGCTCCACCTTCCGCTTCGCCACCAAGCCCGGCACGGCGAACGGCGTGGAGGACCTGAGCGGCATGACGATCGCCACCTCCTACGAGGGCATCGTCGCCAAGCACCTCGCGGACAACGGCATCGACGCCGCCGTCGTCCACCTGGACGGCGCGGTGGAGACCGCCATCCAGCTCGGCGTCGCCGAGGTCATCGCGGACGTCGTCGAGACCGGCACCTCGCTGCGCAACGCCGGCCTGGAGGTCATCGGCGAGCCCATCATGAAGTCCGAGGCGATCGTCATCCGCCGCACGGGCGCCGACGCCGAAGAGACCAAGGTCCAGCAGTTCCTGCGCCGCCTCCAGGGCGTCCTGGTGGCCCGGACCTACGTGATGATGGACTACGACTGCCGCGTCGAGCAGCTCGAGAAGGCCGTCGCCCTCACCCCGGGCCTGGAGTCCCCGACCGTCTCGCCGCTGCACAACGAGGGCTGGGTCGCCGTGCGGGCCATGGTCCCGGCCAAGGAGGCCCAGCGGATCATGGACGACCTGTACGACATCGGCGCCCGGGCCATCCTCACCACGGCCATCCACGCCTGCCGCCTCTGA
- a CDS encoding phosphoribosyl-ATP diphosphatase, giving the protein MSKKTFEELFTELQHKAAHGDPATSRTAELVGKGVHAIGKKVVEEAAEVWMAAEYEGKEAAAEEISQLLYHVQVMMVARGISLDDVYAHL; this is encoded by the coding sequence ATGTCCAAGAAGACGTTCGAGGAGCTCTTCACCGAGCTCCAGCACAAGGCCGCCCACGGCGATCCCGCCACTTCCCGCACCGCCGAGCTGGTCGGCAAGGGTGTCCATGCCATCGGCAAGAAGGTCGTCGAAGAGGCCGCCGAGGTCTGGATGGCCGCCGAGTACGAGGGCAAGGAGGCGGCCGCCGAGGAGATCTCCCAGCTGCTGTACCACGTCCAGGTGATGATGGTGGCGCGCGGGATCTCCCTGGACGACGTCTACGCCCACCTCTGA
- the ribH gene encoding 6,7-dimethyl-8-ribityllumazine synthase, which translates to MSGKGAPELSVRNVSDLRVGVIAAQWHDKVMDGLVDGALRALRELGIDEPTLLRVPGSFELPVAAKVLAGRGYDAIVALGVVIRGGTPHFDYVCQGVTQGLTQVSVETGVPVGFGVLTCDTEEQALDRAGLEGSNEDKGHEAVTAAVATAATLRSVSEPWH; encoded by the coding sequence GTGAGCGGCAAGGGTGCACCGGAACTGTCCGTACGCAACGTGAGCGACCTGCGGGTCGGCGTCATCGCGGCACAGTGGCACGACAAGGTGATGGACGGTCTGGTCGACGGCGCCCTGCGCGCCCTGCGGGAGCTGGGGATCGACGAGCCGACCCTGCTCAGGGTCCCCGGCAGCTTCGAGCTGCCGGTCGCGGCGAAGGTCCTCGCGGGCCGCGGATATGACGCGATCGTCGCCCTCGGCGTCGTCATCCGCGGCGGCACCCCCCACTTCGACTACGTGTGCCAGGGCGTCACCCAGGGCCTGACCCAGGTCTCCGTCGAGACCGGCGTCCCCGTCGGCTTCGGGGTGCTGACGTGCGACACGGAGGAGCAGGCCCTGGACCGCGCGGGCCTCGAGGGTTCCAACGAGGACAAGGGGCACGAGGCGGTGACGGCGGCGGTGGCGACGGCCGCCACGCTCCGCTCAGTATCTGAACCCTGGCACTGA
- a CDS encoding bifunctional 3,4-dihydroxy-2-butanone-4-phosphate synthase/GTP cyclohydrolase II: protein MSTAPILYSTDTIEDFALDPVEQAVADIAAGRPVVVVDDEDRENEGDLVIAAEKVTPEIVAFMMSECRGLICAPMEGEELDRLGLPQMVDENNESMKTAFTVSVDASAAHGVTTGISASDRAATLQLLASGTAEPSDFVRPGHVFPLRAKSGGVLVRNGHTEAAVDLARLAGLRPAGAIVEIAGEDGHMLRLPELIPFARKHGLTIISIEDLIAYRRTSDEPTVRREAEVRLPTAHGTFTAYGYRSTVDGVEHVALVHGEIGDGEDVLVRVHSECLTGDVFGSARCDCGPQLEASLRRIQAEGRGVVVYLRGHEGRGIGLMSKLRAYELQERGRDTLDANLELGLPADARDYAAGAQILKDLGVSSVRLMTNNPEKTDALLRYGLDVTAREPMPVQAGEHNLRYLRTKRDRMGHDLPWLDTTAVSACGNQ from the coding sequence ATGAGCACGGCGCCGATTCTCTACAGCACGGACACCATCGAGGACTTCGCGCTCGACCCGGTCGAGCAGGCCGTGGCCGACATCGCGGCCGGCCGCCCGGTCGTGGTCGTCGACGACGAGGACCGCGAGAACGAGGGCGACCTCGTGATCGCCGCCGAGAAGGTCACCCCCGAGATCGTCGCCTTCATGATGAGCGAGTGCCGCGGCCTGATCTGCGCCCCCATGGAGGGCGAGGAGCTGGACCGGCTCGGGCTCCCCCAGATGGTCGACGAGAACAACGAGTCGATGAAGACCGCCTTCACGGTCTCCGTCGACGCCTCCGCCGCCCACGGCGTGACCACCGGTATCTCCGCCTCCGACCGCGCCGCCACGCTCCAGCTGCTGGCGAGCGGCACGGCTGAGCCCTCGGACTTCGTGCGGCCCGGCCATGTCTTCCCGCTGCGCGCCAAGTCCGGCGGCGTCCTGGTCCGCAACGGCCACACCGAGGCCGCCGTCGACCTCGCCCGGCTCGCGGGACTGCGCCCGGCCGGCGCCATCGTGGAGATCGCCGGCGAGGACGGCCACATGCTGCGGCTGCCCGAGCTGATCCCGTTCGCCCGCAAGCACGGTCTGACGATCATCTCCATCGAGGACCTGATCGCCTACCGCCGCACCTCGGACGAACCGACCGTCCGCCGCGAGGCCGAGGTCCGGCTGCCCACCGCCCACGGCACCTTCACGGCGTACGGCTACCGGTCCACCGTCGACGGCGTCGAGCACGTCGCCCTCGTCCACGGCGAGATCGGCGACGGTGAGGACGTTCTGGTCCGCGTCCACTCCGAGTGCCTGACCGGCGACGTCTTCGGCTCCGCCCGCTGCGACTGCGGCCCCCAGCTGGAGGCGTCCCTGCGGCGCATCCAGGCCGAGGGCCGGGGCGTGGTCGTCTACCTGCGCGGCCACGAGGGACGCGGTATCGGACTGATGTCCAAGCTGCGCGCGTACGAACTCCAGGAGCGCGGCCGTGACACCCTGGACGCCAACCTGGAGCTGGGCCTGCCCGCCGACGCCCGGGACTACGCAGCCGGCGCCCAGATCCTGAAGGACCTCGGCGTGAGCAGCGTGCGCCTGATGACCAACAACCCGGAGAAGACCGACGCCCTGCTGCGTTACGGCCTCGACGTCACCGCCCGGGAACCGATGCCCGTCCAGGCGGGTGAACACAACCTCCGCTACCTGCGCACCAAGCGGGACCGGATGGGGCACGACCTGCCCTGGCTGGACACGACCGCCGTGTCCGCCTGCGGCAACCAGTAA
- a CDS encoding nicotinamide mononucleotide transporter family protein encodes MNWLNSEAFALLGQHIKWSDMIGNVIGLLGLAFGWRRSIWSWPVQFLSGLILFAAFATAHLSGSAGKQVVVMVVAVYGWWQWNRGKGQAEDGHIAPRFATWRERGILVGAAAVGTLAVAGLFTAYPALSWDPWPDAYIFVGTIVAMYAQARGMVEFWFAWLLVDAVGVPLNFANGFAFSGFVYVIYGALVLWGMRDWWLRSRRAARPVLEGAAV; translated from the coding sequence GTGAACTGGCTGAACTCCGAGGCCTTCGCGCTCCTCGGCCAGCACATCAAGTGGTCGGACATGATCGGCAACGTGATCGGTCTGCTCGGCCTCGCCTTCGGCTGGCGGCGCTCCATATGGAGCTGGCCGGTGCAGTTCCTGTCCGGCCTGATTCTCTTCGCCGCCTTCGCCACGGCCCACCTCTCCGGCAGCGCCGGCAAGCAGGTCGTCGTCATGGTCGTCGCCGTCTACGGCTGGTGGCAGTGGAACCGCGGCAAGGGCCAGGCGGAGGACGGCCACATCGCACCGCGCTTCGCCACCTGGCGGGAACGCGGCATCCTCGTCGGCGCCGCGGCCGTGGGCACCCTCGCCGTGGCCGGCCTGTTCACCGCGTACCCGGCACTGTCGTGGGACCCGTGGCCGGACGCGTACATCTTCGTCGGCACGATCGTCGCCATGTACGCCCAGGCACGCGGCATGGTCGAGTTCTGGTTCGCGTGGCTGCTCGTCGACGCCGTCGGCGTCCCGCTCAACTTCGCCAACGGCTTCGCCTTCTCCGGATTCGTCTACGTCATCTACGGCGCACTCGTCCTGTGGGGCATGCGCGACTGGTGGCTGCGCTCCCGCAGGGCCGCGCGGCCCGTCCTGGAAGGAGCCGCCGTATGA
- a CDS encoding riboflavin synthase yields MFTGIVEELGEVTAVENLGDSSRFRLRGPVVTEGARHGDSIAVNGVCLTVVEHEGDEFTADVMAETLNRSSLGALMVGSRVNLERPTAVGTRLGGHIVQGHVDGTGTVLERRPSEHWEIVKISLPADLSRYVVEKGSITVDGISLTVVEAGGDHFSVSLIPTTLALTTLGLKQPGDPVNLEVDIIAKYVESLLAGQGATK; encoded by the coding sequence GTGTTCACCGGAATCGTCGAAGAGCTGGGTGAGGTCACCGCCGTCGAGAATCTCGGCGACTCCTCCCGCTTCCGGCTCCGTGGACCCGTCGTCACCGAAGGCGCCCGTCATGGCGACTCCATCGCGGTCAACGGCGTCTGTCTCACCGTCGTGGAGCACGAGGGCGACGAGTTCACCGCCGACGTCATGGCGGAGACCCTGAACCGCTCCAGCCTCGGCGCCCTCATGGTCGGCTCCCGAGTCAACCTCGAACGCCCCACCGCCGTCGGCACCCGTCTCGGTGGCCACATCGTGCAGGGCCATGTGGACGGCACCGGCACGGTCCTGGAGCGCCGGCCCTCCGAGCACTGGGAGATCGTGAAGATCTCGCTCCCGGCGGACCTGTCCCGCTACGTCGTGGAGAAGGGCTCCATCACGGTGGACGGCATCAGCCTCACGGTCGTTGAGGCCGGAGGCGACCACTTCTCCGTGAGCCTCATCCCCACCACCCTCGCGCTGACCACTCTCGGCCTCAAGCAGCCCGGCGACCCGGTCAACCTCGAGGTCGACATCATCGCCAAGTACGTCGAGAGCCTCCTGGCCGGTCAGGGGGCCACCAAGTGA
- a CDS encoding MFS transporter, whose amino-acid sequence MSEASRQEVRRARYAVAAVFAVHGAVTGSFATRVPWIQDHAHVSAGQLGIALAFPALGASLAMPLAGRISHRFGARTALRGLLSLWTLSLVLPSLSPDLLTLCAALFVYGASAGMADVAMNALGVEVENRLGRSIMSGLHGLWSAGALIGSAAGTLAAHLGSDARLHHALAAAVLTVLGLVACTWVLDLQPAEDEEPPPRFALPPKSALLIGAVGFCAVFAEGASLDWSAVYLRDQLDSSAGLAAACTTGFTLTMALARIAGDKVVDRYGAVRTVRVGGVLATLGGLLIVVADHPALAMGGFALMGLGIAVVVPLCFAAAGRSGPNPSQAIAGVATITYTSGLVAPGAIGTLAQATSLVASFGLVTVLACGLAGFAGVLRAGDRNRPQGATAAGAAPSGRVPAAEEPFCSLPEAQRPGPDRRSD is encoded by the coding sequence ATGAGCGAAGCGAGCCGACAAGAGGTGAGGCGCGCCCGGTACGCCGTGGCGGCCGTGTTCGCCGTGCACGGCGCCGTCACCGGCTCGTTCGCCACCCGCGTGCCCTGGATCCAGGACCATGCGCACGTCAGCGCCGGCCAGCTCGGCATCGCCCTGGCGTTCCCCGCACTCGGCGCGTCCCTGGCGATGCCGCTCGCGGGCCGGATCAGCCACCGGTTCGGCGCCCGGACGGCGCTGCGCGGACTGCTCTCCCTGTGGACGCTGTCCCTCGTCCTGCCGTCCCTCTCCCCCGATCTGCTCACCCTGTGCGCGGCCCTGTTCGTGTACGGCGCCTCGGCCGGGATGGCGGACGTCGCGATGAACGCGCTCGGTGTGGAGGTGGAGAACCGTCTCGGCAGGTCGATCATGTCCGGACTGCACGGCCTGTGGAGCGCCGGCGCACTGATCGGCTCGGCGGCCGGCACGCTCGCCGCCCACCTCGGCTCGGACGCCCGGCTGCACCACGCCCTGGCCGCCGCGGTGCTGACCGTGCTGGGTCTCGTCGCCTGCACCTGGGTCCTCGACCTGCAGCCCGCCGAGGACGAGGAGCCGCCGCCCCGGTTCGCGCTGCCGCCCAAGTCGGCGCTGCTCATCGGTGCGGTCGGCTTCTGCGCGGTGTTCGCGGAGGGCGCCAGCCTGGACTGGTCGGCGGTCTATCTGCGCGACCAGCTGGACAGTTCCGCGGGACTGGCCGCCGCCTGCACCACCGGTTTCACGCTCACCATGGCACTCGCGCGGATCGCGGGCGACAAGGTGGTCGACCGTTACGGGGCGGTGCGCACCGTCCGGGTGGGCGGTGTCCTCGCCACGCTCGGCGGGCTGCTCATCGTCGTCGCCGACCATCCGGCTCTCGCCATGGGCGGCTTCGCGTTGATGGGTCTGGGCATCGCGGTCGTCGTCCCGCTGTGCTTCGCGGCGGCGGGCCGCAGCGGGCCCAACCCGAGCCAGGCCATCGCGGGCGTGGCCACCATCACGTACACCTCGGGCCTGGTCGCGCCGGGCGCGATCGGCACTCTGGCCCAGGCCACGAGCCTGGTCGCGTCGTTCGGCCTGGTGACCGTGCTGGCGTGCGGGCTCGCGGGGTTCGCGGGGGTCCTCCGGGCGGGCGACCGCAACCGTCCGCAGGGTGCGACGGCCGCCGGTGCCGCACCCTCGGGGCGTGTACCCGCGGCGGAGGAACCGTTCTGTTCCCTGCCCGAGGCTCAGCGCCCGGGTCCGGACCGCCGAAGCGACTGA